The following coding sequences lie in one Vitis vinifera cultivar Pinot Noir 40024 chromosome 19, ASM3070453v1 genomic window:
- the LOC104877532 gene encoding uncharacterized protein LOC104877532 isoform X1, with protein MDFHPLQVSPLPRKDQDLQEYINVVPEEYVAIEDHLENPNFQLHVREIIKRKVEDAEENLKPFAICFLKIASRMGNDTFLVHGFLMEAKLGTCIRKILQTELQIPRGLKWPVQDVSSDVGLTMLRPSKIPASLLLDAHPKMSPLLQPSQSTGAIPSSGSILQQPNGTCQDGGLQCLEELGAQYTGEEVMSSEAPKPDSPQPSGPPRLTPPRVGRMRNEPYPQPYSPRPNRKAPPSSGGAAGEGTSGSGTQGEGTGPTDSGTQEGGEGPPGSGPPGSTGEAVGPSNDPETPKGVCSCKNCCII; from the exons ATGGACTTCCACCCTTTGCAGGTTTCACCACTGCCAAGGAAAGATCAAGATCTCCAAGAATACATCAACGTAGTACCAGAAGAATATGTGGCCATTGAAGACCACTTGGAGAATCCCAATTTTCAACTTCACGTCCGTGAAATCATAAAG AGAAAGGTGGAAGATGCGGAAGAAAATCTCAAACCATTTGCTATCTGCTTTCTGAAAATTGCTTCAAGGATGGGGAACGACACCTTCTTGGTGCATGGATTCTTG ATGGAAGCCAAACTCGGAACTTGCATAAGAAAGATACTTCAAACGGAGCTTCAGATTCCCAGAGGACTGAAATGGCCAGTTCAAGATGTTTCAAGCG ATGTGGGGTTGACCATGTTGAGACCATCCAAAATACCAGCATCACTACTTCTTGATGCCCACCCCAAGATGTCGCCCCTGCTGCAACCCTCTCAATCCACTGGAGCAATTCCTTCTTCTGGATCCATTCTCCAG caaccaaatgggACATGTCAGGACGGTGGACTTCAATGCCTGGAGGAACTAGGGGCACAATACACAGGGGAGGAGGTGATGAGCTCAGAGGCTCCAAAGCCAGACTCTCCACAACCTAGTGGTCCACCGAGACTCACCCCACCGAGGGTAGGTAGGATGAGGAATGAACCATATCCTCAACCATATTCACCTAGACCAAACAGAAAGGCACCACCAAGCTCAGGCGGGGCAGCGGGTGAAGGAACATCAGGCTCAGGGACACAGGGAGAGGGTACAGGACCAACAGACTCAGGGACACAGGAAGGGGGTGAAGGACCACCAGGCTCAGGCCCACCGGGTTCAACGGGCGAGGCGGTAGGCCCAAGCAATGACCCAGAAACTCCAAAAGGGGTTTGTAGTTGCAAAAATTGCTGCATAATATAG
- the LOC104877532 gene encoding uncharacterized protein LOC104877532 isoform X2: MDFHPLQVSPLPRKDQDLQEYINVVPEEYVAIEDHLENPNFQLHVREIIKRKVEDAEENLKPFAICFLKIASRMGNDTFLVHGFLMEAKLGTCIRKILQTELQIPRGLKWPVQDVSSDVGLTMLRPSKIPASLLLDAHPKMSPLLQPSQSTGAIPSSGSILQDGGLQCLEELGAQYTGEEVMSSEAPKPDSPQPSGPPRLTPPRVGRMRNEPYPQPYSPRPNRKAPPSSGGAAGEGTSGSGTQGEGTGPTDSGTQEGGEGPPGSGPPGSTGEAVGPSNDPETPKGVCSCKNCCII; this comes from the exons ATGGACTTCCACCCTTTGCAGGTTTCACCACTGCCAAGGAAAGATCAAGATCTCCAAGAATACATCAACGTAGTACCAGAAGAATATGTGGCCATTGAAGACCACTTGGAGAATCCCAATTTTCAACTTCACGTCCGTGAAATCATAAAG AGAAAGGTGGAAGATGCGGAAGAAAATCTCAAACCATTTGCTATCTGCTTTCTGAAAATTGCTTCAAGGATGGGGAACGACACCTTCTTGGTGCATGGATTCTTG ATGGAAGCCAAACTCGGAACTTGCATAAGAAAGATACTTCAAACGGAGCTTCAGATTCCCAGAGGACTGAAATGGCCAGTTCAAGATGTTTCAAGCG ATGTGGGGTTGACCATGTTGAGACCATCCAAAATACCAGCATCACTACTTCTTGATGCCCACCCCAAGATGTCGCCCCTGCTGCAACCCTCTCAATCCACTGGAGCAATTCCTTCTTCTGGATCCATTCTCCAG GACGGTGGACTTCAATGCCTGGAGGAACTAGGGGCACAATACACAGGGGAGGAGGTGATGAGCTCAGAGGCTCCAAAGCCAGACTCTCCACAACCTAGTGGTCCACCGAGACTCACCCCACCGAGGGTAGGTAGGATGAGGAATGAACCATATCCTCAACCATATTCACCTAGACCAAACAGAAAGGCACCACCAAGCTCAGGCGGGGCAGCGGGTGAAGGAACATCAGGCTCAGGGACACAGGGAGAGGGTACAGGACCAACAGACTCAGGGACACAGGAAGGGGGTGAAGGACCACCAGGCTCAGGCCCACCGGGTTCAACGGGCGAGGCGGTAGGCCCAAGCAATGACCCAGAAACTCCAAAAGGGGTTTGTAGTTGCAAAAATTGCTGCATAATATAG